In Chitinophaga varians, the following are encoded in one genomic region:
- a CDS encoding class I SAM-dependent DNA methyltransferase, which yields MDDKTALVVQLFGKNARLYEEKFMDTQGYQNALDVFCRHIPRQEANILELACGPGNITRYLLHLRPDFRVLGTDLSPDMLDLARKNNPGAIFQLLDCTDMTTLPDRYDGIMVGFLLPYLSQEATVKLVRDAVSMLQPGGVLYLSTMEDDYTKSGWRKSSTGDDYYQYFHQGAWLQQVLQEHGFHVVHEQRIASANGDGTPVTDLILIASL from the coding sequence ATGGATGACAAAACCGCGTTAGTCGTACAGTTGTTTGGCAAAAACGCCCGCCTCTACGAAGAAAAATTCATGGACACACAAGGCTATCAAAATGCCCTGGACGTGTTTTGCAGGCATATTCCCCGCCAGGAGGCCAACATCCTGGAGCTGGCTTGCGGGCCAGGCAACATTACCCGCTACCTGCTGCACCTGCGGCCCGATTTCCGGGTGTTGGGCACCGACCTTTCGCCAGACATGCTGGACCTTGCGCGTAAGAACAATCCCGGCGCTATCTTCCAGCTGTTGGACTGCACTGATATGACAACGTTGCCGGACCGATATGATGGCATCATGGTCGGTTTCCTGTTGCCTTATCTTTCTCAGGAGGCAACGGTCAAGCTGGTCCGGGACGCAGTCAGCATGCTGCAGCCCGGAGGCGTGTTGTATCTGAGTACCATGGAGGACGACTATACGAAATCGGGCTGGCGGAAGTCCAGTACCGGTGATGATTACTACCAGTACTTTCATCAGGGTGCATGGCTGCAGCAAGTGTTGCAGGAACATGGTTTCCATGTGGTCCATGAGCAGCGGATCGCCTCTGCCAACGGGGATGGTACGCCGGTGACGGATTTAATCCTGATCGCCAGTCTGTAG
- a CDS encoding DoxX family protein: protein MSKRNKIIYWIATLWLALGMTSTAIVQLLQLKTENDFITHLGYPVYILKILGAWKILGVIAILAPRFPLVKEWAYAGFFFMMTGALASHLISGDAMKDIFPSLLLLVLTVISWYFRPADRKVLATA, encoded by the coding sequence ATGTCTAAAAGAAACAAAATCATCTACTGGATCGCCACCCTCTGGCTGGCGTTAGGTATGACCTCCACCGCCATTGTACAACTGTTGCAACTGAAAACTGAAAACGATTTTATCACCCACCTGGGTTACCCTGTCTACATACTGAAGATACTCGGCGCCTGGAAAATATTGGGGGTGATAGCCATCCTGGCACCGAGGTTTCCACTGGTGAAAGAATGGGCCTATGCAGGCTTTTTCTTTATGATGACGGGCGCACTCGCTTCACATCTCATCTCCGGCGACGCGATGAAAGACATTTTCCCGTCCCTGTTGTTGCTGGTCCTCACTGTGATATCCTGGTACTTCCGTCCGGCAGACAGAAAAGTGCTGGCTACCGCCTGA
- a CDS encoding SRPBCC domain-containing protein: MELKTKVHAEEGKQELIVTREFDLPLELLFRAYTEPEILEEWMGTKVLKLENKKHGSWQFETTDPAGNKHGFSGTIHDFVPEERITRTFEMENSGFGVQLEFLEFEKLTEDTSKLRMHIIYKTLEERAQYLKIGMARGMGLAHNRLEKAAIKFKK; this comes from the coding sequence ATGGAACTGAAAACAAAAGTACATGCCGAAGAAGGCAAACAGGAACTGATTGTCACCCGCGAATTCGACCTGCCGCTGGAACTGCTTTTCAGGGCATATACAGAACCTGAAATCCTGGAGGAATGGATGGGCACCAAAGTATTGAAACTGGAGAACAAAAAACACGGCAGCTGGCAATTTGAAACCACCGACCCGGCCGGCAATAAACACGGCTTCAGCGGCACTATCCACGACTTCGTTCCCGAAGAAAGAATCACCCGCACATTTGAAATGGAGAACAGCGGCTTTGGCGTGCAACTGGAATTCCTCGAGTTCGAAAAACTCACCGAAGACACCAGCAAACTCCGGATGCATATCATCTACAAAACACTGGAAGAAAGAGCACAATACCTGAAGATAGGCATGGCCCGCGGCATGGGCCTGGCACACAACCGCCTCGAGAAAGCAGCTATCAAATTCAAAAAATAA
- a CDS encoding ArsR/SmtB family transcription factor — MNLRRDVFQAIADPTRRAILLLVATHAMTAGAIAANFDTARPTVSKHLAILTECELLKQEQNGREIYYHLNPHKMKEIADFIEPFRKMWDDRFNKLEDIMKKYQTKK, encoded by the coding sequence ATGAATTTACGGAGAGATGTATTTCAAGCCATAGCAGACCCCACGCGGAGGGCCATACTGTTATTGGTAGCCACGCATGCTATGACAGCCGGCGCCATCGCAGCCAACTTCGACACCGCGAGGCCAACAGTGTCCAAGCACCTGGCCATACTTACGGAATGTGAACTGTTGAAGCAGGAACAAAACGGCAGAGAGATCTATTACCATTTAAACCCTCATAAAATGAAAGAGATAGCAGACTTCATTGAACCGTTCCGTAAAATGTGGGACGACAGGTTTAACAAACTGGAAGACATCATGAAAAAATATCAAACCAAAAAATAA
- a CDS encoding DMP19 family protein, whose translation MEFLPTVSKEAIEAAGTEDWDFIYTVLEPYENAIEEAEDEEEILDQLSDDQHALLIYNALYGQVTNGGFLQLIHNGYGQFAFDPVFVEDLQRWSMNETATLLEKAMTIYEENKTLLEQERDLEQFSALYKQFTAFEPLDSKFYDIMDEEVKRFRNYIEAHLDSFVKIAAA comes from the coding sequence ATGGAATTTTTACCAACTGTCAGCAAGGAGGCTATCGAAGCCGCAGGCACAGAAGACTGGGATTTTATCTATACGGTACTGGAACCCTATGAGAACGCCATCGAAGAAGCAGAAGACGAAGAGGAAATTCTTGACCAGCTGAGTGACGACCAGCACGCGCTGTTGATCTACAACGCGCTGTACGGCCAGGTTACCAACGGTGGTTTTCTGCAACTGATACACAATGGATATGGACAATTTGCTTTTGATCCGGTTTTTGTGGAAGACCTGCAGCGCTGGTCTATGAATGAGACGGCCACTCTTTTAGAGAAAGCCATGACGATTTATGAGGAAAATAAAACCCTCCTGGAACAGGAAAGAGACCTGGAACAATTTTCGGCATTGTATAAGCAGTTCACCGCCTTTGAGCCGCTGGACAGCAAATTTTATGATATCATGGATGAAGAAGTGAAACGTTTCAGAAATTATATTGAAGCGCACCTGGATTCGTTTGTGAAAATAGCAGCAGCGTAA
- a CDS encoding RNA polymerase sigma factor: MKLRREDAFSYLYDHYAAALNGVILNIIPEIHTATDILQDVFIKIWRQIDSYDPSRARLYTWMFTVARTMAIDHVRSKTWQNNLRNSALTEGSHQLADTTKLPSDELGLRKIVHTLKEEHRTVLELSYFQGYKQEEIAQLLQIPVSTVKTRLRAAILQLKKKINS; this comes from the coding sequence TTGAAATTACGCAGGGAAGATGCTTTTAGCTATTTGTACGATCATTATGCCGCTGCATTAAACGGCGTTATCCTTAATATCATCCCTGAAATACACACCGCAACAGACATCTTACAGGACGTATTCATCAAAATATGGAGACAGATAGATAGTTATGACCCTTCGAGAGCGAGGTTGTATACCTGGATGTTTACAGTCGCCAGAACGATGGCCATTGATCATGTCCGGAGCAAAACCTGGCAAAATAATTTGCGGAACAGCGCTCTGACAGAAGGCAGTCATCAACTGGCGGATACAACCAAACTACCGTCAGATGAGCTTGGCCTGCGTAAAATAGTACATACTTTAAAAGAGGAACACAGGACAGTACTGGAATTATCTTACTTCCAGGGATATAAACAGGAAGAAATCGCACAGCTGCTCCAGATTCCTGTGAGCACCGTCAAAACCAGGCTCCGGGCCGCTATTTTACAATTGAAAAAAAAGATAAACAGTTAA
- a CDS encoding anti-sigma factor domain-containing protein has protein sequence MDIKAYIESGIIESYVLGLAAPEEEAELLELSRTYPEVKAAVLHCEKWLSEVSDQYAVTAPAGLKARLVDHLQDEFTEPERQVPVLPIRRENIFRYAAAVLLLLLGISGLLNIYFYNRYRNVSQDFVHLQSQHDMMAADNKVYQARFAAMTHELQLITAPGTLKVLLSGVPGRNDSQVTVYWNTHTKNVYLIINHLPVPPEGKQYQLWALVNGKPVSAGLLENACSDLCAVAPVQQAEAFAVTLEKAGGSPAPTMDQMFVLGKVSI, from the coding sequence GTGGACATCAAGGCATACATAGAGAGTGGTATCATTGAGAGCTATGTTCTCGGGCTCGCAGCGCCGGAGGAGGAGGCTGAGCTGCTGGAGTTGAGCCGGACGTATCCCGAAGTGAAGGCGGCTGTTCTCCATTGCGAGAAATGGCTCAGTGAGGTATCAGACCAGTATGCGGTAACTGCTCCCGCCGGTTTGAAAGCACGGTTGGTAGACCATTTGCAGGATGAATTCACGGAACCGGAGCGGCAGGTACCGGTGCTGCCTATACGCCGCGAAAATATTTTCAGGTATGCAGCTGCGGTACTGTTACTGCTACTGGGTATCAGCGGGTTATTGAACATCTACTTTTACAACCGGTACAGAAACGTCAGCCAGGACTTTGTCCACCTGCAATCTCAGCACGATATGATGGCAGCTGACAACAAGGTCTATCAGGCCCGTTTTGCTGCCATGACGCACGAGCTGCAGCTTATCACCGCGCCCGGCACCCTGAAAGTTTTACTCTCCGGCGTGCCCGGCAGAAATGACAGCCAGGTAACGGTTTACTGGAACACACATACGAAAAATGTTTACCTGATCATTAATCATCTGCCGGTCCCGCCAGAAGGCAAGCAGTATCAGCTATGGGCGTTGGTAAATGGAAAACCGGTATCGGCCGGGTTATTGGAAAATGCATGCAGCGATCTGTGTGCTGTAGCACCTGTGCAGCAGGCGGAAGCATTTGCTGTTACGCTGGAAAAAGCCGGTGGCAGCCCTGCCCCGACTATGGACCAGATGTTTGTGCTGGGCAAGGTGAGCATCTGA
- a CDS encoding ferritin-like domain-containing protein: MEKLHPELPPAGNHEDLLPGKFGRRKFLSYCGLAASVATISACKKDNDNNNMPPAGSIDLGSGDIGILNYAYALEQLEAAFYTQVVASPYSGITAGELALLTDIRDHEVAHREFFKAALGTKAIVSLEVNFSAVNFGSRDSVLGTAKAFEDLGVSAYNGAGQLITDPAYLLLAGKIVSVEARHAAYIRDLISNGSFADSTVINANGLDLANKPADVLMAAKPFLKSVLYAGNLPMV; this comes from the coding sequence ATGGAAAAATTACATCCGGAATTGCCTCCCGCAGGCAATCATGAAGACCTGTTGCCCGGAAAATTCGGCAGAAGGAAATTTCTTTCCTATTGCGGGCTGGCCGCTTCCGTTGCCACTATTTCCGCCTGCAAAAAAGACAATGACAATAACAATATGCCTCCTGCAGGTAGTATAGATCTGGGCTCCGGTGATATCGGCATTCTTAATTACGCTTATGCCCTGGAACAGCTGGAAGCTGCTTTTTATACCCAGGTGGTAGCAAGTCCGTATTCCGGTATTACTGCCGGTGAACTGGCGTTGCTGACGGATATCCGTGATCACGAGGTGGCCCATCGGGAGTTTTTTAAAGCGGCTTTGGGCACCAAGGCGATCGTCAGTCTGGAAGTGAACTTTTCTGCCGTCAACTTCGGGAGCCGTGACAGCGTACTGGGGACTGCCAAAGCATTTGAGGACCTGGGTGTTTCTGCTTATAACGGCGCAGGGCAATTGATCACAGATCCGGCATATCTGCTGCTCGCCGGAAAAATTGTATCCGTTGAGGCGCGCCATGCCGCCTATATCCGCGACCTGATCAGTAACGGGTCTTTTGCAGACAGTACGGTGATAAATGCCAATGGGCTGGATTTGGCGAATAAGCCTGCTGACGTATTGATGGCTGCCAAACCTTTTCTGAAGTCAGTATTGTATGCCGGTAATTTACCTATGGTGTGA
- a CDS encoding ferritin-like domain-containing protein, with product MNIQNIITEIEKIDPEVYDRLDSRRGTMQHLARWGGRIALTALPFALGGLFKKAYGQSAGSGVAAVLNYALTLEYLEAEFYTKGAASGVVPAGTPAVGAINTIRDHENAHVAFLKSTLSAIGTTPVSKPTFDFTAGGAFADVFTNYDTFLAVAQTFEDTGVRAYKGRAAELISNHAVLTAALQIHTVEARHASHIRQMRKARGANLKPWITGKDTGGIGAAVQASYNGEELTTQAGVDITKFASINAASESFDEPLTADQVLAIVKPFIV from the coding sequence ATGAACATTCAAAATATTATCACTGAAATAGAAAAGATCGACCCGGAAGTATATGATCGTCTTGACAGCCGCAGGGGAACAATGCAGCATCTTGCGCGTTGGGGCGGCCGGATTGCCTTGACGGCTTTACCTTTTGCATTGGGCGGCTTATTCAAAAAAGCATATGGCCAGTCTGCAGGAAGCGGTGTCGCGGCGGTGCTCAACTATGCGCTCACACTCGAATACCTGGAGGCTGAGTTTTATACAAAAGGGGCCGCGTCCGGTGTGGTGCCGGCAGGTACCCCTGCGGTAGGCGCTATTAACACCATACGGGACCACGAAAATGCGCATGTTGCGTTCCTGAAGAGTACACTCAGTGCAATAGGCACTACTCCTGTGTCCAAACCTACATTCGATTTTACCGCAGGCGGAGCATTTGCGGACGTATTCACCAACTACGATACTTTTCTGGCGGTGGCGCAAACATTTGAGGACACGGGTGTAAGGGCCTACAAAGGAAGAGCGGCAGAGCTGATCAGTAATCATGCCGTGCTCACGGCAGCACTTCAGATACACACCGTGGAAGCAAGGCACGCCTCTCATATCCGGCAGATGCGAAAGGCAAGGGGCGCCAATCTGAAACCCTGGATTACCGGCAAGGATACCGGTGGAATAGGCGCTGCGGTGCAGGCCAGCTATAATGGAGAAGAGCTCACCACTCAGGCCGGCGTGGACATCACCAAATTTGCCAGTATCAATGCTGCCAGTGAAAGCTTTGATGAGCCGCTTACCGCCGATCAGGTACTGGCTATCGTAAAACCATTTATCGTGTAA
- a CDS encoding DUF1349 domain-containing protein: MKKSIMLLAICLPVAMQFSVTAAPAHNHYDYMVVRDWTKSTTATWPAEKEGKTIWYKLDKKGGLWWSEDGKKWSAAKDGAWTDKDGKWLKIHEHKLVWSTDGKSWSEVPEWKWEGSDGKWYKFDSNWMLWVNV, from the coding sequence ATGAAAAAATCAATTATGCTGCTGGCCATATGTCTGCCGGTAGCCATGCAGTTCTCTGTCACAGCAGCTCCTGCGCACAATCATTACGATTACATGGTTGTAAGGGATTGGACCAAATCCACGACAGCCACATGGCCTGCTGAGAAAGAAGGTAAGACGATCTGGTACAAACTTGACAAAAAAGGTGGTCTCTGGTGGAGTGAAGACGGCAAAAAATGGTCGGCCGCCAAAGACGGCGCCTGGACCGACAAAGACGGCAAATGGCTGAAGATTCACGAGCATAAGCTGGTGTGGAGCACTGACGGAAAATCGTGGTCAGAAGTGCCGGAATGGAAATGGGAAGGCTCTGATGGAAAATGGTATAAATTCGACAGCAATTGGATGCTGTGGGTGAATGTTTAA
- a CDS encoding DUF3823 domain-containing protein — protein MKQHIINSCMALLLGSAVLTSCKKDNYPAPDASIQGRLTDIKTNEAVPVQAFNGAVLRYYQVGYSSSNPNPINTAVHPDGSYNNNLLFTGRYRIVAEGPFYYKDTVVVDIAANTQKDIPVTPFLKVTAAASNVTNNSVTVKYSVKHNDNTQKISRLAAIIGPTEGIDVNSYTLNDIQDVQNVPDETVEATVYEKTFTGLKTGTVYYIRAAARIGGADNPAGYFNYTPVIKITTSK, from the coding sequence ATGAAACAACATATCATCAACAGCTGTATGGCGCTCCTGCTGGGCAGCGCCGTACTGACCAGCTGCAAAAAAGACAACTACCCCGCTCCTGATGCCAGTATACAAGGGCGGCTGACCGATATCAAAACAAATGAAGCCGTGCCCGTACAGGCTTTCAATGGTGCCGTGCTCCGTTACTATCAGGTAGGGTACAGCAGCAGCAATCCTAATCCCATTAACACTGCGGTGCATCCCGACGGCTCCTACAACAACAACCTGCTCTTCACCGGCAGGTACCGCATTGTGGCGGAAGGACCGTTCTACTACAAAGACACGGTAGTAGTGGATATTGCCGCCAATACACAAAAAGATATTCCTGTTACGCCTTTCCTGAAAGTGACGGCAGCGGCAAGCAACGTCACTAACAACAGTGTAACGGTGAAGTATAGTGTAAAACACAACGACAACACACAGAAGATATCCAGGCTGGCAGCTATTATCGGCCCCACCGAAGGAATCGATGTAAACAGTTATACGTTGAATGACATACAGGATGTACAGAACGTACCAGACGAAACAGTAGAAGCTACTGTCTACGAAAAAACATTTACCGGCCTCAAAACCGGCACGGTGTACTATATCCGGGCTGCGGCCCGCATCGGCGGAGCAGACAACCCCGCCGGATACTTTAATTATACGCCTGTTATCAAAATAACGACGTCAAAATAA
- a CDS encoding RagB/SusD family nutrient uptake outer membrane protein, producing the protein MRKLHKHISFALMLTLSASCNKDFLERKAQDIISDDAAYGSVSGIQALTANLYNNMQTEAFDYWVEGNQAAFPSQASDEAVRSYSWGATLDPILGDEMFGWWRYDVVRNVNDFIEKIPDAKNISEEQKTRFLAEARFVRAFYYFSLVKRYGGVPLITKVQRYNGNIEELKVPRNKEQEVYDFIASELDAIMGQLPESYNADERYRATRYAALALKCRAMLYAASIAKYGAVQLGGAVGIAANADGYWQKAYDAAQQIINSGKFQLFNGYSDKTANFQQLFLTGADLDKNKEVIFVKTYQSPDLAHGFDFYNAPQSFKIDYGCATNPTLELVESFEYSDGTPGKLKINDAAGNPILYKNTADLFKDKDPRFLASILYPGAPWQGGTVELRRGVIDNGVQFTSANLTDTYGSGANSIPRVGRDGPLLSGDPTKTGFYVKKFMDPVNRLADGRSTTPWIVFRYGEVLLNYAEAAIELGKTADALNAVNQLRERAGIKLLGSVTRDQVRHERQVELAFENHRWWDICRWRTATDLLNNTQFHALYPWLMWENGKSPADMQYSFQIVPAPKNTRTFLSRMYYQRIPTGEIDKNSNLVQNPGF; encoded by the coding sequence ATGAGAAAACTACATAAACATATATCCTTTGCGCTGATGCTGACCCTGTCGGCCTCCTGCAACAAAGACTTCCTGGAAAGGAAAGCTCAGGACATCATCTCCGATGATGCCGCCTATGGCTCCGTGTCCGGCATACAGGCGCTTACCGCCAACCTCTATAATAATATGCAGACCGAAGCCTTTGACTATTGGGTGGAAGGAAACCAGGCTGCTTTCCCCAGCCAGGCCAGCGATGAAGCCGTACGCTCCTACAGCTGGGGCGCTACGCTCGATCCCATCCTCGGCGATGAAATGTTTGGCTGGTGGCGGTATGACGTGGTAAGAAACGTGAACGACTTTATCGAAAAAATCCCTGACGCCAAAAATATATCTGAAGAACAGAAGACCCGCTTTCTCGCCGAAGCCCGCTTTGTCAGGGCGTTCTATTACTTCTCCCTGGTAAAACGGTACGGCGGCGTCCCCCTGATAACGAAAGTACAGCGCTACAACGGTAATATCGAAGAACTGAAAGTGCCGCGTAATAAAGAACAGGAAGTATATGATTTCATTGCCTCCGAGCTGGATGCTATCATGGGCCAGCTGCCGGAATCCTACAATGCCGATGAACGCTACCGTGCCACACGTTATGCCGCCCTCGCCTTAAAATGCCGCGCGATGCTCTATGCCGCCTCCATAGCGAAATACGGCGCGGTGCAACTCGGCGGCGCGGTTGGCATCGCCGCTAACGCTGACGGCTATTGGCAGAAAGCCTACGATGCGGCACAACAGATCATCAACTCCGGAAAGTTCCAACTGTTCAACGGCTACAGCGATAAAACAGCCAACTTCCAGCAACTGTTCCTGACCGGCGCCGATCTCGACAAAAACAAGGAAGTCATCTTTGTAAAGACATATCAGTCGCCCGATCTGGCCCACGGATTCGACTTCTACAACGCGCCGCAGAGCTTTAAAATCGACTATGGCTGCGCCACCAATCCCACCCTGGAACTGGTCGAAAGTTTTGAGTACTCCGACGGCACCCCGGGCAAACTGAAAATCAATGATGCTGCCGGCAATCCCATTCTTTATAAAAACACCGCCGACCTGTTTAAAGACAAAGACCCGCGCTTCCTCGCCAGCATCCTCTACCCCGGCGCTCCCTGGCAGGGCGGTACCGTGGAATTAAGAAGAGGCGTAATAGACAACGGCGTACAGTTTACCTCCGCTAACCTGACAGACACCTACGGCAGCGGCGCCAACAGCATCCCACGCGTAGGCAGGGACGGCCCGCTGCTTAGCGGCGATCCCACCAAAACAGGCTTCTATGTTAAAAAATTCATGGACCCGGTGAACAGGCTGGCAGACGGCCGCTCCACCACGCCCTGGATAGTGTTCCGTTATGGAGAAGTGTTGCTGAACTATGCAGAAGCGGCCATAGAGCTGGGTAAAACCGCCGATGCGCTAAATGCAGTAAACCAGCTGCGTGAACGCGCCGGCATTAAACTCCTTGGCAGCGTCACCCGTGACCAGGTAAGACATGAAAGGCAGGTAGAACTGGCCTTCGAAAACCACAGATGGTGGGATATCTGCCGCTGGCGCACCGCCACCGATCTGCTGAACAACACACAGTTCCACGCATTGTACCCATGGCTCATGTGGGAAAACGGCAAATCACCTGCCGACATGCAATACAGCTTCCAGATCGTGCCCGCGCCTAAAAATACCCGCACGTTCCTCTCACGGATGTACTACCAGCGCATCCCTACCGGTGAGATCGACAAAAACAGCAACCTCGTGCAAAACCCGGGTTTCTAA